One stretch of Rhodopirellula islandica DNA includes these proteins:
- a CDS encoding phosphopantothenoylcysteine decarboxylase domain-containing protein yields the protein MTDAFTSPRRRILITSGPTRQYLDPVRYLTNASSGRMGAALAGAALALGHEVVMVSGPVLVNYPEGVELINVLTTQEMLQAAGEAFQNCDGAIGAAAPCDYMPRHVSTQKLSKTGEPLQLELIETPDVIATLGQSKRADQWVVGFALETDDRRFRATVKLERKLCDLMVSNGPEAINSSENQVELLDPSGVVIEHIRGTKEHVAERLLHQIHHRLLSS from the coding sequence CTCCCCCCGTCGTCGCATCTTGATCACATCTGGACCGACTCGGCAGTACCTCGATCCGGTTCGCTATCTCACCAACGCGTCGAGCGGACGCATGGGTGCGGCGCTCGCTGGTGCCGCGCTGGCCCTCGGGCACGAAGTGGTCATGGTCTCGGGACCGGTGTTGGTCAACTATCCCGAGGGTGTCGAACTGATCAACGTGCTGACCACACAAGAAATGCTTCAAGCCGCCGGCGAAGCCTTCCAAAACTGCGACGGTGCCATCGGTGCGGCCGCCCCCTGTGACTACATGCCCCGCCACGTCTCGACGCAAAAGCTCTCCAAAACGGGAGAGCCCCTGCAGTTGGAATTGATCGAAACCCCCGACGTGATCGCCACCCTCGGCCAAAGCAAACGCGCGGACCAATGGGTGGTCGGTTTCGCGTTGGAAACCGATGACCGCCGCTTTCGTGCCACCGTCAAACTGGAACGCAAACTTTGCGATCTGATGGTCAGCAATGGACCGGAAGCGATCAACTCCAGCGAAAATCAAGTCGAACTGCTGGATCCGTCCGGCGTCGTGATCGAACACATTCGCGGCACCAAAGAACACGTCGCCGAGCGACTCCTTCACCAAATTCATCACCGTCTGCTTTCTTCCTGA
- a CDS encoding dihydroorotate dehydrogenase, protein MTTTQTDLQTTLGRLTLPNPILVASGTFGYAREMEGIVDLTRLGGILPKTITAEPRVGNAPWRTVETSAGLLNAIGLDNDGVDAFLEHHLPYLAGLGTPIIVSVAGRTVEDFTELARRVSQCNGVSAIELNLSCPNVSGGIDFGTNADSCREVVASARNACDVPILAKLTPNVTRIADIAQGAADGGADAVCLINTVLGMVVDWKKRRPILGNGMGGLSGPAIKPIALRCVHQVRQAVDIPIIGIGGVANIDDVMQFLVTGASAVQIGTANYYDPTVSMRLIDQLPAALTELNATTLAEVIGTL, encoded by the coding sequence ATGACCACCACGCAAACTGACCTGCAAACCACCCTCGGTCGCCTGACGCTTCCCAATCCAATCTTGGTGGCCTCCGGAACGTTTGGCTACGCGCGAGAAATGGAAGGCATCGTTGACCTGACTCGTCTCGGTGGGATCCTGCCCAAAACCATCACCGCTGAACCACGCGTCGGAAACGCACCGTGGCGGACCGTGGAAACGTCGGCCGGTTTGCTCAACGCGATCGGGCTCGACAACGACGGTGTGGACGCCTTCCTCGAACACCATCTTCCGTACTTGGCTGGCCTCGGAACGCCTATCATCGTCAGCGTTGCCGGGCGAACGGTCGAGGACTTCACCGAACTCGCTCGCCGTGTCAGCCAGTGCAATGGCGTGTCGGCGATTGAACTGAATTTGTCCTGCCCCAACGTCAGCGGCGGGATCGACTTCGGCACCAATGCCGATTCTTGCCGCGAAGTCGTCGCCTCTGCCCGCAATGCCTGCGACGTTCCGATCCTGGCCAAGCTCACACCCAATGTGACTCGCATCGCCGACATCGCTCAAGGCGCAGCCGATGGAGGCGCCGATGCCGTTTGCTTGATCAACACCGTCCTCGGCATGGTCGTCGACTGGAAAAAACGTCGCCCCATCCTTGGCAACGGCATGGGCGGGCTCAGCGGTCCCGCCATCAAACCCATCGCGTTGCGGTGCGTGCATCAAGTCCGCCAAGCCGTCGACATTCCGATCATCGGAATCGGTGGCGTCGCCAACATCGACGACGTGATGCAGTTCCTTGTCACGGGCGCCTCCGCCGTGCAAATCGGCACCGCCAACTACTACGACCCCACGGTCTCCATGCGGCTGATCGACCAACTCCCCGCCGCCCTCACCGAACTCAACGCCACCACCCTCGCCGAAGTCATCGGCACTCTCTAA